The following coding sequences lie in one Benincasa hispida cultivar B227 chromosome 6, ASM972705v1, whole genome shotgun sequence genomic window:
- the LOC120080211 gene encoding dolichyl-diphosphooligosaccharide--protein glycosyltransferase subunit 4A → MIDDQELGFLANFLGIFIFALVIAYHYVTADPKYEGN, encoded by the coding sequence ATGATTGACGATCAGGAACTAGGTTTTCTTGCCAATTTTCTCGGCATTTTTATCTTTGCCTTAGTGATTGCCTATCATTACGTTACGGCTGATCCGAAATATGAAGGCAACTGA